In Desulfofustis limnaeus, the genomic stretch AAACGGGCCAGGGCAAGGAAAGACTGCGGTCATTCTGCCGTTTGCCGATTACACCTTTGCGGACAATCTGGCATCAGCCCATCGCCGTAACCTGCACATTACCGAGTCCCTGACAGACCGCTTGGTGGCCAACGGCTTTCGCTTACCGGTACAAGAGGATGTCTTCCGCTACATGGTCGACCAGAATCTGATCAGCCTGGTCGCTTATGAGGAGAGTCACTCCACCTCGCTGAACAATGAGTTGGCCGGCGAGTGGTCATTGGTCATGAAGGAAAAAATCCGTGGATATATCCTGCAGCAACAGGTCGCCCGCGACAACAAAGCTGTCTCGTCGCCGGGAACACACGGCCTGACCACCAACAATATCCGCAAGATCGGCCGGCAATTCCAGGCTGACTACATCATCCGTGGCCGCGTATTGGAATTCAAGACCCGCCAGGAAGCCACCTGGGAGCCTTGGAAGAAGGGCGTCCTTCCCTTCGTGCTTGGTGGCAGCAGCAGGATCGCCTACGGTTTTGCCGCCTCGGATCAGTATGACCGCTGGGAGCAGATGACCGCCGGCGCCACCTGGGGTGGGCTGATCGGCTACGAGACAGAGTGGCCGTATGATCCCGATTCGGGCCGCACCTATTTCGGTGCCAGCAATTCCACCACCAACTCCATTTTCTGGGCTGCTGCCGGTGCGGTCTTTGGAGATCAGGCGTTCAACAGCGGCCGCGTCGACCAGGCGGTGGTGCAGATGAGAATCTGGGTTCAGGAAGCCGCTACCGGAAACATCGTCTGGACGAATCGGGTTCGGGTTCAGGTTTCTCCGGAATCATTTTTCTCCGACAACCAGTATGATGCCTTGTTCGACAGTGCCATCGAAAAGGCGGTCACCAGCCTGGTGGACGATTTCGTGACCTACGGTCTCTGATTTTCGGTTACCACCTGCCGAATTACAAACGCCTCCGCGACCATTGGTCGTGGAGGCGTTTGTTTTTTTCCCTCGCAAAAAATACTGAAACCTATCAGTTCGACGGAGATTTCTCCTTCTGCGCATTCTGAAAAAGGGCCAGAAAATTGATCGGTTCCATCAGGAACGGCATGAATCCGCCATCGACTGCGGCCTGACTGACCACCTGCCTGGTAAAGGGGAAAAGCATGGTCGGGCACTCCACCCCGAGGATCATGGCCAGATGTTTTTCTGGAATATGCTTGAGGAGAAATATACCGGCGTGCTCGACTTCGAGCATGAACAATACCTTGTCCTCTTCACCCTTACTGACGACCTTGGCATTGATCTCCAGGGACACTTCCCAGTGATCGTCGCCAATCTTGCGGTTGTTCATTTTCAGGTTCAACTCCACATTCGGCTCACTCTTCTGCGTGGCACGAAAGACCTCTGGTGCGTTGGGATTCTCAAAGGATAGATCCTTTATGTACATCTTCTGCAGGCGCAGAATCGGTTTTTCTTTGTTTTCGGTGGCATTCTCGTTTTCCGCCATATCAACTCCTTGTAGTTATTAGTTTTATCGCACAATACGCAGAACAATACAGAAGATCAGAGTAACAGGTGAATAACCGCTGGTGCAAGGCTTTTGCCGTAACCGTCAAATGAACCCCATCTGGTCAAGGAGCCTGAGACATGGTCATGTATGCCGAAAATTTTCAGGAGGCATGCATGGAACAGGAAGCAATCAAGAATCGCAGGACAAAACAGTCGTTCTGGCAGCACCACATTGACGACTGGCGTCAATCAGGAAAAAGCCAACGGCGCTATTGCCTGGCACACGGACTAGCTCTGGCCACCTTTGGCTACTGGCGACGGAAAATAAGAGAGGGGCGTACCGAGAAGCCGCACTTCTATCCGCTGGTGCTCTCCGGCCAATCTTTCAGAAGCAAAACGACTCATATGAGCCATTCAGGTTTGCGCGTCGTGCTCGGCAACAACCGTTTCACCATCGAGATCGATGACCATTTCTCGCCGGCGGTTTTGCGGGACCTGGTCACCACCCTGGAACAGTTGTGATGAACCGGACAGCTGGAGGAACAACCGTGTACCTGGCGCTGGGCGCGACGGACATGCGCAAATCAATCAACGGCCTGTCGCTGCTGGTGGAAGAACAGTTCGAGCTGGACCTCTTTACCGGCAACCTGTTTGCCTTCTGCAACC encodes the following:
- the secB gene encoding protein-export chaperone SecB translates to MAENENATENKEKPILRLQKMYIKDLSFENPNAPEVFRATQKSEPNVELNLKMNNRKIGDDHWEVSLEINAKVVSKGEEDKVLFMLEVEHAGIFLLKHIPEKHLAMILGVECPTMLFPFTRQVVSQAAVDGGFMPFLMEPINFLALFQNAQKEKSPSN
- the tnpA gene encoding IS66 family insertion sequence element accessory protein TnpA, which codes for MEQEAIKNRRTKQSFWQHHIDDWRQSGKSQRRYCLAHGLALATFGYWRRKIREGRTEKPHFYPLVLSGQSFRSKTTHMSHSGLRVVLGNNRFTIEIDDHFSPAVLRDLVTTLEQL